DNA from Hippoglossus hippoglossus isolate fHipHip1 chromosome 1, fHipHip1.pri, whole genome shotgun sequence:
TCAAGTGTTAAAAGATTTAACAAATTTATAAATCCGTATCTTTTACTTTAGTTGTTTACAAATGAAGATCTTAAATATTTCTGACACATGTGGTCATAGATGCAGCCTGATAAATGATAAAGTGGTGTAACATTAAAACTATTGTTCTTAATGATTcagctaattattattataagacaGAAAACTGAGGCTGTAAaagacttttattctgaaggtttaggcttttatttttttacctgaaTCAGTTTAACCGACATTCACTAACTGATGAACTCTAATTCTTCTTCTGTCATTTCAATAGAACTGGAGGTGAAATTTAACGAGAAGATGCACACGACCATCGAGGtggaggaaaggaagaggaagtcagagGTCAATGAGCTTGACGACAGGATGGCCGCTCGAGTTGTGGCGCTGACGGAGGATCACGGCCGTGCTCTCAAAGTAGCTCAGGAGTATTACTCCAGCATTCAGAACAAAGTGCTGGCGGACGAGAAAGTGCTgaaggtgagagacagacagttaggTTTgagtggtcagaggtcaaaggtcacagtgacctcatgaaAATGAGTCGACATTATCCTGttctttgaaaatgttaaaaactttACAAGTGTAACTATAATCATCAATTTATTTTGATAACAAATTATCAAAGGGTTATTTTCTCAGTTTTGACATTAAACATTCAGATgttaattttctgttttatgtgtggtgcttctgtttttgtccaggaggaggcagcagaggcgCTGAAGCAGCTGACACGAGTGGACAAGCAGCTTTCAGTTGCTCAGCGAGAAAACAAGCATCTGCGCGAGTCTCTGCACGAAACCCAGCAGCAGCTGCCCGAGCTCCGTGCTCAGCTGCAAGAATACAACCAGACCAAGGCCAAGATGGTGGTGCGTTCATAGCACACGACCTGATCTGAACCCAAACGCATCACTACTCAGTTATCTTTGTTCCCATAACATCGGTTTTCAGTGTTGACGTGTTTTCTAAGTTGGTTTCTCTTCTGAGACTTTGGTCTTGAAGGTTTTAAAGATGATGATTCTGGTTTGTTTCCAGCTAGGGACGATTCGTGGCTCTGACGTTCATggtttcagagaaaaaaaatgaaaccgTTAATCTGAAAattgtctcttttatttaattacaaagtaaaaaaattccTTGATCGCCAAACGTTAACGAGTTCTATCTTACCCCAGGTTCCATCCCTCCACCGAGTTTACAGCAAATCTGTtcatcctgctcacaaacacacaaacaaataaaatagatgaCGGCCAGACAGGGGTGGAAACGTAACCTCTTTGATGGAGGTTAAAGGTtcagatttagtgacatctagtggtgaagttgcatgttgcagctgaatacccctcacctcaccctccccttccaaacatgaaggagaacctgtgctAGCCCTCAGTTGTCAAAACTCTAAGGGTGTTTAGTCTGTCCAGTCTGGGCTCctgaaaaaacatggcagcctctgtagaggggacccactcccgatgttattaaaaagtatttaaatataaaagggccgattctagggtaaagaaaacaacaatttgtacaatttagatgaaacacactagtgaaaacatcactaggattattttatattcagtttcggcgaatagatccctttcacctacatcttacacactggacctttgaatgttttttaatagaAACTAAACCTCTGTCACATTATTTGTTGAATTGAAATGTAAACTAACGTCTCTAATCGATAATTTTCTTCTCAACATCTGATGGTGTGACAGAAGTCCGGTGCTCGGGCTAAGGTCGCCGAGAAGGAGCTGTGGGATCTGAATATCGAGCACGAGCTGCTGCGGCAGGCGTCTGAAAAGGTAACGTGGATTTTGTTGTCACGTGACGTCCTGTCAGTGCGGCGCCGGGAGTTGACCCGAGGTTGTGGTTGTCGGCAGGTTCAGGAGGAGTGCGACGAGTTGCAGAGGAAGCAGACAGAGGTCAAGTTGGCGCTGCAGCAGAAGAGAGGCCTGGAGCATCTGCGGCTGGAGATGAGGCTCGCCGCTCTGACGGAAACCGTGGAGACGAGGGAGGGTCAGCTCCGCGCCGCGCTCTCCACTGCGGCCGCCACAGACACCGAGAAAAGCCGCGCCGCAAACATGCTTAAGGTGAGTGTCCACGAGTGTGAAGGTTCAGAGCAGACATGGTTCTTCTCCACAGGTGTGCCGTCAGGACACGTCCTCTGAAGACGCCACTTTGTGATTTAGGTCTTGAGTCTGATTCTTCTTCTCGTAGGAAACGTTGGAGTCAAAACGCGTGACCATTGCTGCGTTAGAGGAGGACCTGGATCAGGGACATATGGTGAGTCGTCAGTGAACACGTCAAAGTGAGGCTGTAAAATACGTAATTTCCTGTGGTGACACGCTGAACATGTGACCTGCAGGAGtacgagcagctgctgcagacctCCACCCGCAGACTCAGGGCTCTGGGCGTCCCTCTACATGACTTCCCCTTCAGGCCTGCGAAGCAGAGACCAAGAGTCAACAAGTTGTACGCAAGAGTACAGAAAACTGCACGTAGTTAAACCGTCACGTTTTAGGCAACGAGTTACGTAAATGCCTAAAATACACGTTTTTTGTATCTTTCTTGAATTTCAATTGCTGCTTTTAAGTACCGTAGGACCGTTATATATCTAATTTAGCTGCATTGTGCATTTAATGTAGAAAGCTTGAGCTGGCTGCAAAATACGACTTAAAATCCATTTTCAGTCACTTGATGTAACTTTGACCaattggatttttatttccctctgtttgTGCAACATATCCACATTTTCAACTTTCAAATGCACAGTAGAAGATTCCTAAGAGTTAGTTTTTCTCTTGTTAGCACAGGCCTGATatctatggaagcccatttccgccactgtgatgaagaaaataaaaatctgtatctcataattatgacttagtatctcattattatgacttagtatctcataattatgacttgaTACCGACTGTGGGCGGGGCGCAACAGAGCAGGGAAGCCGTGGTTGAGAGGCTGCGGTCAGGACAGCCGCCTGTCTCGCGGAAGTGAGCGACTATGCATCGAGGCAGAGACataacataatcgattcatgttttctgctccGTTCATTGTCTTAGCGATGTGCTGCcgctgcataattataaccagcgctgctccaggatcagaacagacgctcattaaaggtccggtcgaCCTGTATGTGTCGGAGTCTGTTTCCGCCTCActtcccctctgacctgcgctcactttacactttaacaataaacaccagcactgatcacaagttagtaggacacgtacaggactgacgtttacttcgtgtttgtttgagtttgtaGTGGCCGTTCCATTTGGTTCCACATTACAATGGCCACTTGTATTATGTCTGCTGAGTGTTTCTTGCGTTTGACTCGTGTCCAACATATAGACCCCGCCAC
Protein-coding regions in this window:
- the LOC117769712 gene encoding dynein regulatory complex subunit 4-like, with protein sequence MAPKAKSKSKSPGKKKPGKKKSSAVVVSQSTEMSKEQMEELIVHLGEELKRVREDKRIFKLESEKNQSVWETCRRDMERVKDVLRQRHREREEFQQRHRVEISVYKEKMKHVLSEQHNTVSELKMDTAASASLIQNQHTESELVLRSDTMQADAREKTLRNKKFIEELKLKHQVELLEMTDNYDRRNRELEVKFNEKMHTTIEVEERKRKSEVNELDDRMAARVVALTEDHGRALKVAQEYYSSIQNKVLADEKVLKEEAAEALKQLTRVDKQLSVAQRENKHLRESLHETQQQLPELRAQLQEYNQTKAKMVKSGARAKVAEKELWDLNIEHELLRQASEKVQEECDELQRKQTEVKLALQQKRGLEHLRLEMRLAALTETVETREGQLRAALSTAAATDTEKSRAANMLKETLESKRVTIAALEEDLDQGHMEYEQLLQTSTRRLRALGVPLHDFPFRPAKQRPRVNKLYARVQKTARS